DNA from Agarilytica rhodophyticola:
CAGAGCCGATTACGTTTTTGGCGAGCCCGCATAAACGTATTTTTTGGCTGTATCTACTCAGTAGTGCCTTTATCGCAATCGTTGTGATGTGGATTAAAAAGGATTCATTGCGGTTAGTTGTTCAGAAGGTGGTAACTCCGCGTTTATGGTTACATCGCTCCAGCTTGCATGACTTTCAGTGGCTTTTTTTTAATCATGCTTTGCGGGTGTTCCTGGTAGTTCCTATTCTCGGTGGGAGTCTATCTCTTGCTATTATTATAAATCGCTGGCTTTTGCAGACATTTGGCCCTGGAAATTTTTGGTTGCTACCTGAGATTTGGGTATCGCTAGCGTTTACGGTAGTGCTCTTTTTAGCTGAGGACTTCTCTCGCTTTCTCACTCACTACGCCTTTCATAAAATCCCCCATTTATGGCGTTTTCACGCTGTGCATCATAGTGCAGAGATATTAACACCTGTCACTCTCTATCGTATTCATTGGTTGGAGATGATGGTTAGCAGCGTTAGAGGGCTTGTGGTACTGGCATCGGTGAGTGCTGTGTTTATGTATTGCCTCGACAATCCAATAGGCCTCATCGATATCCTCGGTGTAAGTGTTTTTCACTTCTTTTTTAATATGCTCGGAGCAAATTTAAGGCATAGCCATGTCTGGTTAGGCTTCGGTAAATTTGAAAAATGGCTGGTTAGCCCTGCGCAACATCAGATTCATCACAGTGTTGATGCGGCGCATATTGATAAGAATTTTGGTGCTACTCTTGCCATATGGGATCGTATGTTTGGCTCGTGGCTAGCGAGCAAGCGGCAAGAAGTAACACATTTTGGTCTTGTTGCAAAACAAGCCGAGACCCTGCAATCTCTGCCGGAGAACTTCTGGGGACAGTGTTATAAAAATATCTATTATAAAAATAAAAGCTAGCCTAGTTGTTAAAGAGCCATTGCTTACGCAATGGCTCGCTGGTCTTGAAATTGAATCTCTTTTTCGTGCCACTGATTGTTTTCAAATACATACAAGGATTCTGCACCAATAGCTGAGCTATAGGCCATAAGTAAGCTGTGGTGGCTGTGGTCTATTGGGCGCGCCTCATTCCATCGATATCCCCAATGAAAGTGAAATGAAATCACGGCATCTTTTTCTAGACGATTAAGATCTCCCATGGTCAGTAACTTTCTTACGGCATCAGTTGTTGTGTAATAATTGCGCAACACATCGCCAATGTTGGATCTTTGCTTAGAATGACAAACAATGGAGGTGTATTGATTTTTCTCTTTAATGGCGATGATGCAGTATGTCATAACGCTATTTCCTTTAATTATATTAATTCCTGGCATAACCATGGGTCTCTCAAATGAAGTGATATAGTGTCATGAGGTGGAAAATGGAACTAGTAGACAATTGCGTATTGGTTTGTGAGACATTGTCCATAGGACAGCTTTTTATGGATAAATTAAGCTGTTTTTTATAGCTGTTACCATAAATAACGTGTTAATTGAACGCGACCACTGTCAGGCTATTGATGTGCTTAGGTTTTAGCAAATAGTGGCAGAAGCGATTTAGTGAAGTATTTATTTAATGTGGATTAGGATAACAATTTTTTACAAAAAGAGAGAGCCAAATTGACTCTCTCTTTATTTTATCTGTACAGATAACAGTGAAATACTACTGCTCTTCTAGCACAACATTATCAATAATAAAGTTTACGCCTCGTTGTGGACCGAAGAAATAAAGGCGGGCGTCCTGGATTTCTCCTGTAGCTTGCACACTAATCGCACCACTTAACTCTGTCCAATTAAGACCGACGCGCTTAATGTCAAAACGCTGCCAGTTGCTGCCTCGGTCATCTCTAAAGAAAAGACGTGCTTCAACATTTTGCTCGCCTCGTGAGACGTCAGTCAGCCTTGTCCAAGCACTAAGTTGATAAACCTTATTTGATGCTACTCTGCTAGTAATACGTTGCATTGGGCCATCGTACCAAACTGCACGACTAAACGTTCTTAGGCTGTAATTACCTTCTTGCTGTGCTTCGCTAATAGCGCCGATAGAACCATAGAACCCTGTTTCCCAATTGGCTGAGGTTCCGTCTTCAAAATTACCGTTGAGTACCACATTAGGTGAGGTGTTGCCGCCACCATTACCCGGTTGATTTACCTTAACTGGAACAATGCTTACTTGATCTAGATAGAAGTTTTTATCTTCAGAAGGGCCATAAAAGTGAACAAATAGTTCTCTAATTCTTCCTTCTGCTTGCAGAGTGAACTCACCGCTAATTTCATTCCACTCATTACCAGAAATACCAATACGATCAAAAGTAATATAACGTCTCCCTTGATCGTCGGTAATACCTATAGCCATACGTCCTTGATCTGATCCATCTCCTTGAAGACGCATAGCGGCAGAAATTTTATAAGTATCACCATCGCTGAGTTTACCTAGTAAGTCTTGTGATGCGCCGGAATAGAAAAAGCCGCGGTTGTTGACTAATAAACTTTGCTCTCCGGTGTAGCGACGAATATTGTCAATGCGTAAACTACTGCTGTTAAACTTATCTAGCCATGCGTTTTGTCCTTCCTCGAAGCTTGCGTTTTCCACTAAATTATTAGCAATATTTGGCACTGGACGCACAGGGTCTGCTTCTGGCGCTGGTGATCCACCACCGCCGCCGCCACCACCGTTATTATTACTCGGTAGGAAGTCTGCAAGTTGGCGGGCAACCGCGTTTACTGCAAATACAGAGTCCGAGCCATCACCGCTATTACGGCTGACTCCGCATGGTACGCCACGGCATGTTTGGTCCGGGCTGGAAAAACGATTTACCCTTCTGGCATTAAATACTTGGCTGTAGGCCATAATAGTGGAGAAGTTGTTCTGCACTCCATAGCCCACACCAAAATCAAAAACGCCACCTGAGCTGTTTTGTCGGCGAGAATGTCCTAGCCCCATGTTGTGTCCCAACTCGTGAGCAAAGGTTGTAGCTCCACAGTTAGAACCGGAAATAGAAAAGGCGGAATTTTTAGCAAATCTTGAAAGTTGGCCATTGCGACCGCTACCAACGTAGCCGATGCCGCACACGGTGCCACCGCTTCCTCGCTGAGCTGGTATAAGGATCGCCACCAGGTCGGCGCCATACTCTGCGCGTAACTCATTTACCTGAGCATCTCTGCGCAAGGCATCTAACGAACCGCCATCAATAGCATTGACTCCTCTGACGTTTAATTGTTGTGAGTGAACAAGGCGGATACGCAGATCCATTTGGCTATCTTCATAGCTTGTATTTGAAAATTCAATTAAAGAATTAATATAAGTATCGATTGCGCCATTTCTTTCGCGAGCCGCATCAGATGTGTAGAGAACCATAACATCAACGGTGCTTTGCGCAAAACTATTCACACTTACCATACTTGAGATAATACAGAAAATATATGTAAAGCCTAGGCTTACAATTTTTCTACTTAGTCTTTGCTTCATTGTAATTACTCTTATTGTAAAAACTCTAATAGTTAATTTTCTAAGTTTGATGATTTAATTTTTATCATCTATTATTTTTATGTGGTAAATCTTTTTCTGATCGAAATAGAACTCCTGTTTTTTATTGTTAACAGACCCTAGGTAACATCTAAAAAACTCAATTATAAAAAACTCAAGCCGCTTAATATAAAAGCCTAGATATAGAAACGGCATAACACTAAAAGCACTTTATTTTAGTGATGCTTGGTATCACTATAACGAATCAACACAAGCCTTTTTCGTTATATTGCCTCGGTTAACCAGGCGAAGCTAAACGTGTTAACAACTAAAGAACTATGATATTGGTATTCGCAATCAGCTTGGAGGAATATCGCTATCATCCGGAGTTAAATAAACTTCATCAGTGACAGATCGGTTATGTGATTGTGCTATATCATCTTCCGACGCAATCCAGCCTGAACGTTGTCCAGCTTCCAGCACATAGGCACCTTCTGGAGTTGAGAGCGAGGCAAATGTTCCATGTTCACCTTGTGTAATGGTTACGCTATGCCGTTCGCCATCATCTCCTTGAATAAAAGCCTTAACTGTTTTATCGCCGTTGGGGTGATAAATAACGTTATTAACTTTCGCATTGTACTGAGTGTTAATCGCAGGAATTGATATATTAAAGTTTGAATTTTTCTTGAGAGCCTCTATTTCCGAGCGTTCGATTTCAATAAATGTCCGACTAACGCCGTCGCCATTTAAATGAGAGTATTGCTTCGGCACTTCATTAGTCTCGCTTTGGCTAGACCAGATATTGCCGTTTGCTCTTGATCTATGGGCAATGCCTTCTTCAGTAATGTCGTTGACAATTTTAGCTTCAGTTTTTTGCGAGATAGAGGCCGGACTTAGCTGCTGCACGTCAGTAGAACCTGCCGTAGGTTCTGCTACCATTCTATCTGGAACTGCAAGCATTGATTGAGCAGAGGAAGAATCTTCATCTTGAATACCAAAATATATAGCTGCCCCTACAGCTATTGGACATAACACTAATAGAGAAGACTTAATCATAATTTTGTGCTCAAGTTATAATAATATCAAAATATCGATATGATTCATTCGGGAATGTAAAACTTAGAAAAGTACGTTTGATCTAAACATTACAATTTGCGCGGATAGTACCCCGTCATTTAGTGTGATTTAGCGATGTTAGTCACAAACTTGTTTAGCACAGAAAAGCCAAATAGATAATGTGACAGGGATCTCTATTTATTTTGTTTTTATGCCATCTATACGATCGAAATAACTCGCCTTTATTTAAATAAAGTCGGTTTATTTAATTGTTGTTGTGGCTTTTTTGATAATTAATACTTTAATTTTCTCAATACTTTTTTATTTTCTAGATAATTAATTTTATGTGCGCTTTTGGTCTTGGGTTATTCAAATGAAATATTTCAATTAGGGAGCCCAGTAGTAGTCTAACTCTTCTTATAAGCTTACTTTTAATACGAGTTTTCCATAGCATATTTCTTTATTAAACTTTAATTGTGTCTACCTCTATTGTTTATTGTTTTAAAAAATTAATGCCAACTGGTTTGGCAGATTAAAAGTGTGTGCTTCGTTTTTTTGTTTTGATATATCATATCATTTTTGCTTTTTAATTATGGAGATGTGATTTTAGTGTATATGGCTATCGGCTTTTATTTTTAATAATTATTTTTATTAATAGTTTTAAATAATTTAAAACTATTAAAATTAAATTTTCTAATAGTAATTTTTTGGAGTTTTTTTATAAAAAAATTTGATCTTCATTTAATTAATATATTGAACGAGGTGACAGGCTGGTTAATTGTGATGATGTTCAATAAAAGAAAAAACGAGAGGTTTATATTTCTATAATAATTAAATCACTAATGCATTGTTTTATATTTGATTGCCCCTTTTTTCGAATCGGTTATCAAAAAAATCTTATCTACTTTTATAGGAGCTTTTATGAGGCACTCAATAAAGCGTTTTTTAGAGCTGCGAAATGTTATTTATCAGTTACCTTCCGCTGCAGCTATTGCCAGTATTTTAGCGCTTTCATCACCTAATGTGATGGCCGCCAATAATGCAGATGAATTTTCAACAGACCATAAAATGATTTTGGACGCACGTGCTGTAAATTTTTCCGGAGATGATGTTGGTATCAATGGTGCGAGTTTCTTAACCGATGACTCAGTCCTGCGCTTGACGTTTAAAGCTTACGATCGAACAT
Protein-coding regions in this window:
- a CDS encoding carbohydrate binding domain-containing protein yields the protein MKQRLSRKIVSLGFTYIFCIISSMVSVNSFAQSTVDVMVLYTSDAARERNGAIDTYINSLIEFSNTSYEDSQMDLRIRLVHSQQLNVRGVNAIDGGSLDALRRDAQVNELRAEYGADLVAILIPAQRGSGGTVCGIGYVGSGRNGQLSRFAKNSAFSISGSNCGATTFAHELGHNMGLGHSRRQNSSGGVFDFGVGYGVQNNFSTIMAYSQVFNARRVNRFSSPDQTCRGVPCGVSRNSGDGSDSVFAVNAVARQLADFLPSNNNGGGGGGGGSPAPEADPVRPVPNIANNLVENASFEEGQNAWLDKFNSSSLRIDNIRRYTGEQSLLVNNRGFFYSGASQDLLGKLSDGDTYKISAAMRLQGDGSDQGRMAIGITDDQGRRYITFDRIGISGNEWNEISGEFTLQAEGRIRELFVHFYGPSEDKNFYLDQVSIVPVKVNQPGNGGGNTSPNVVLNGNFEDGTSANWETGFYGSIGAISEAQQEGNYSLRTFSRAVWYDGPMQRITSRVASNKVYQLSAWTRLTDVSRGEQNVEARLFFRDDRGSNWQRFDIKRVGLNWTELSGAISVQATGEIQDARLYFFGPQRGVNFIIDNVVLEEQ
- a CDS encoding sterol desaturase family protein; translation: MISDTANFASVFVAVVAEPITFLASPHKRIFWLYLLSSAFIAIVVMWIKKDSLRLVVQKVVTPRLWLHRSSLHDFQWLFFNHALRVFLVVPILGGSLSLAIIINRWLLQTFGPGNFWLLPEIWVSLAFTVVLFLAEDFSRFLTHYAFHKIPHLWRFHAVHHSAEILTPVTLYRIHWLEMMVSSVRGLVVLASVSAVFMYCLDNPIGLIDILGVSVFHFFFNMLGANLRHSHVWLGFGKFEKWLVSPAQHQIHHSVDAAHIDKNFGATLAIWDRMFGSWLASKRQEVTHFGLVAKQAETLQSLPENFWGQCYKNIYYKNKS